One part of the Lycorma delicatula isolate Av1 chromosome 7, ASM4794821v1, whole genome shotgun sequence genome encodes these proteins:
- the LOC142328302 gene encoding uncharacterized protein LOC142328302 — protein sequence MKILQLNINHCEAAHDLLMQTVRELKVDLVFLSEPYKHLTGQPWETDITAKAVIWSCGKLSFQNVDNNGSAGFVAASIDGIRFYSCYAPPSLSIAEFTDFLDRLTEDAKQPAIAGDFNAWAVDWGSRQTNARGRELLEAFSTLLVLLNSGDRPTYTKGDASSIVDLTFVSASLAKGNSNWKVLDIYTASDHHAILWETSNDQKLRGPNKPSNIVGWKVKSLDPEVLITALDSDLSLDRDWMCRRTY from the coding sequence ATGAAGATACTGCAGCTCAACATTAATCACTGTGAAGCTGCGCATGATTTGCTCATGCAGACAGTACGAGAATTGAAGGTTGATCTTGTGTTTCTATCGGAGCCATATAAACATCTCACCGGGCAACCATGGGAGACAGACATCACCGCTAAAGCTGTCATTTGGTCCTGTGGTAAACTCTCCTTCCAGAATGTAGACAACAATGGCAGCGCCGGCTTCGTAGCAGCATCAATAGATGGCATCCGCTTCTACAGCTGCTACGCACCACCTAGCCTCTCCATTGCTGAATTTACTGACTTCTTGGATCGCCTGACCGAAGACGCGAAGCAACCGGCGATAGCCGGGGACTTCAACGCCTGGGCAGTCGACTGGGGTAGTAGGCAGACTAATGCACGAGGAAGAGAGCTACTAGAAGCTTTTTCTACACTTTTAGTCTTGCTCAACAGTGGTGACAGGCCGACCTACACCAAAGGTGACGCAAGCTCGATTGTGGACCTCACTTTTGTCAGTGCCAGCCTTGCTAAAGGTAACTCCAACTGGAAGGTACTAGACATCTACACTGCCAGTGACCATCATGCTATACTCTGGGAAACGTCTAACGACCAGAAACTCAGAGGGCCTAATAAGCCATCTAACATCGTTGGTTGGAAGGTGAAATCCCTAGACCCAGAAGTATTGATAACAGCCCTCGATAGTGATCTATCCCTCGATAGAGACTGGATGTGCAGAAGAACATACTAA